The genomic region CGGCACCGCCGCGATCGCGCTGACGCTGTTCGACCACGACACGCCGCTCTGGCTCGATGCGCGGATGGCGGAGAGCGCGGACGTGACGAAGTGGCTCAAGTTCCACACCGGCGCGCCGGTCGTGCAGGATTCATCGATCGCCTCGTTCGCGCTCATCGGCGACGGCGGTGCGCTGCCTTCGCTCGAGCGCTTCGCGCTCGGCACGAGCGAGTATCCGGACCGGTCGACCACGGTGATCGTCCAGGTCGACAGCCTCGCCTCCGGGCGCAGCTTCGAGCTGCGCGGCCCCGGCATCGACGGGCTCGCCACGCTGCAGGCGTCGGTCAAGCCGTTCGACCTGTTCGAGCGCCTGCATATGAACGAAGCGCTGTTTCCGCGCGGTATCGATGTGG from Bradyrhizobium sp. CB1015 harbors:
- the phnH gene encoding phosphonate C-P lyase system protein PhnH encodes the protein MTTIAELPPGFADKVLSAQSTFRSVMDAMARPGSVQRIVPMAGTPDTMMRGTAAIALTLFDHDTPLWLDARMAESADVTKWLKFHTGAPVVQDSSIASFALIGDGGALPSLERFALGTSEYPDRSTTVIVQVDSLASGRSFELRGPGIDGLATLQASVKPFDLFERLHMNEALFPRGIDVVLVADDAVVAIPRTTRAVSKGS